The Nonlabens spongiae genome contains a region encoding:
- a CDS encoding nuclear transport factor 2 family protein, translating to MQKSCFLLLFFSFLITTSAQTDSKKQAVDAALDNWHAAAANNDFDAYFNLMTSDAVFIGTDATEHWQRKEFEEFSKPYFDRGKAWSFTPIARNVYFIDGVSYFDELINTQMGICRGSGILKNVNGNWKIAHYVLSIAVPNENVKALTELKQDWDAKFIKNKK from the coding sequence ATGCAAAAATCGTGTTTTCTTCTATTATTCTTTTCGTTTTTAATCACAACATCTGCACAAACAGATTCAAAAAAACAGGCCGTAGATGCTGCGCTTGATAATTGGCATGCTGCTGCAGCAAATAATGATTTTGACGCCTATTTTAACTTGATGACCTCAGATGCGGTTTTCATAGGTACTGATGCTACAGAGCACTGGCAGCGTAAGGAATTTGAAGAGTTTTCAAAGCCCTACTTCGATCGCGGTAAGGCCTGGTCCTTTACTCCTATAGCGCGCAACGTCTATTTCATCGATGGAGTAAGTTATTTTGATGAATTAATAAATACTCAAATGGGGATATGCAGAGGTAGTGGTATCTTGAAAAATGTTAATGGAAATTGGAAAATAGCACATTATGTACTCTCTATTGCTGTACCTAATGAAAACGTAAAAGCGCTGACAGAGTTGAAGCAAGATTGGGATGCAAAATTCATTAAGAACAAAAAGTGA
- the aat gene encoding leucyl/phenylalanyl-tRNA--protein transferase — protein sequence MIPFLQTNDPFPDPRKAADHGLLAAGADLSLERLLDAYNKGIFPWYDDGDPICWWSPDPRMVFNLRSETPMKISKSLRQSRRNKGYEIRENSCFDDVIKNCSKVKRKGEQGTWINDDMIAAYVHLHKMGVAKCIEVFSGDKLVGGLYGIDLNQKGIFCGESMFSRATDASKIALWYLIEKLQSQEYKLIDAQVYNDHLASLGAVEIDREVFLSQLNE from the coding sequence ATGATTCCATTTTTACAAACAAACGATCCTTTTCCTGATCCGAGAAAGGCTGCTGATCATGGTTTGCTTGCCGCTGGAGCAGACTTAAGTCTAGAGCGTTTACTAGATGCCTACAACAAAGGAATTTTCCCGTGGTATGATGATGGTGATCCTATTTGCTGGTGGAGTCCAGATCCCAGAATGGTCTTCAACCTTAGATCTGAGACGCCCATGAAGATTTCCAAATCGCTCAGACAGAGTAGACGCAATAAAGGTTACGAGATCAGAGAAAACTCTTGCTTTGATGATGTGATCAAGAACTGTAGTAAAGTTAAACGCAAGGGAGAACAGGGCACTTGGATCAATGATGATATGATTGCTGCTTATGTTCATTTACACAAAATGGGAGTAGCTAAATGCATAGAAGTATTTTCTGGCGATAAGCTTGTCGGTGGTCTTTATGGTATCGATCTAAACCAAAAGGGAATTTTCTGTGGTGAAAGCATGTTTTCCAGAGCAACTGATGCCAGCAAAATCGCATTGTGGTATCTAATTGAAAAGCTTCAATCCCAAGAATACAAACTTATCGACGCTCAGGTGTACAATGATCATTTGGCAAGTCTAGGTGCGGTGGAAATAGATCGTGAAGTTTTTCTCTCTCAATTGAATGAATAG
- a CDS encoding DUF3127 domain-containing protein — MEVQGKIKVKGETKTFGNNGFQKRELVVTTEEQYPQHLMIEFVQDKTSLLDAFNVGDQVKVGINLRGREWQSPQGETKYFNSISGWRIEKLTANPHQGAPEVPPFDEYEPISNSKDEDHDDLPF, encoded by the coding sequence ATGGAAGTACAAGGAAAAATCAAAGTAAAAGGGGAAACAAAAACTTTTGGTAACAATGGTTTTCAAAAAAGAGAACTTGTCGTGACGACTGAGGAGCAGTACCCACAGCACCTCATGATAGAGTTTGTTCAAGATAAAACCTCTTTGCTTGATGCCTTTAATGTAGGTGATCAAGTAAAAGTGGGCATCAATTTGAGAGGACGTGAGTGGCAAAGTCCGCAGGGAGAAACAAAATATTTCAATAGTATTTCTGGATGGCGTATTGAGAAGTTAACTGCCAACCCGCATCAAGGAGCTCCAGAAGTGCCACCATTTGATGAATATGAGCCTATCTCAAACTCAAAAGATGAAGATCATGACGATCTACCTTTTTAA
- a CDS encoding T9SS type A sorting domain-containing protein codes for MKRLSILPFLLIFIMFNLSHSQALLEAPWMQELLLEKSPEELTYQEIKAAGDAYWETHDKEVKGSGFKPYMRWLETAKAYVKKDGTLQTNAEFIAELQNTQTLGVLSDDSNWLPVGPFTYTNAGSWSAGQGRVNSMTVDPNDPNTYYIGSPGGGTWKSTDAGVTWTPLNDFISRVGSSAVAIDPNDSDIIYVGTGDDDAGDAPSIGLLKSTDGGITFNATGLQFFDTFANISEVYIDPTDSNKIVVSSNRGLYISTNAGITFNRTFFGNVKDVKFKPGDVNTLYISTLDSFHRSTNGGQTWTEISAGLPFNMGRSVIGVTPANANYVYLLIIDSQAQLLGVYRSTNSGLSFSQRDRGQDILESGQGWYDLALEVDSNNANTIYTGCLNMWKSTNGGSNFFKMNNWNQPNDPAYVHADVHQIRQFGNELFALTDGGVYRSTNGGSSFMDLTAGAQIGQFYRIAVGQSSADLAGGLQDNGGFLRKNDSWTNYHGADGMDAGIDPNNSDLRYSFTQFGGSLNISTNGISRAGSVQGPEQGNWITPLKTDSQGNIYAGYSSLYKMDSNFSWQPVSQSFGGNIDVLEIDPNDDSTIYIGYNSFLYRSDDAGVNFSFVQNFNDNIAAIEVNGNSSNTVYVSTSSSFGRVYRSTDNGNTFSDITYDLPNLGKNALAHQPLNAIENLYVGTSAGVYRLQDNATSWEPFLNNLPNSSIRDLEINTNDGIMTAATYGRGVWQTAIPVVAPAIDVAITRIITDGGDLACAASPLSLEIRNNGTSQINQIDLAYTLNNQTAVTSQIAVAVAPGNTQIVNLPNLSLSTGTNNLAVEVSVPNDAFSSNNSRSIEISINQSGAFNDTYTFETRDFLTNDSNTWQRGVPNGFVLNSAGAGSDNFAYATNLNGNHDNQLNSYLYSGCYDFSNVSTAQLSFEMAFEIEQDWDLLYMEYSTDQGASWDILGSSNDPNWYNSSRFPNGSNCFNCVGAQWTGSATTMATYSHGLDFLSGESNVIFRFSFVTDQSVTEEGAVIDNFVISGTASNAQAQIENDIQIYPNPSSGAFNISWNSGSEFTLKVFDLSGKMISEQSVSGNATVLQLDHVSQGVYLLEISSGEGAKSTHKLIKS; via the coding sequence ATGAAAAGATTATCAATACTACCGTTCTTATTAATTTTTATAATGTTCAACTTGAGTCATTCTCAGGCCTTACTGGAAGCTCCTTGGATGCAAGAGTTGTTGCTAGAAAAGTCACCCGAGGAACTAACCTATCAAGAAATCAAAGCTGCTGGCGATGCCTACTGGGAAACGCATGATAAAGAGGTTAAGGGTAGTGGTTTTAAACCTTATATGAGATGGCTTGAAACTGCTAAAGCTTATGTTAAAAAAGATGGAACGCTTCAAACTAATGCTGAGTTTATTGCTGAGCTTCAAAACACGCAAACTTTAGGAGTTCTAAGTGATGACTCAAACTGGTTGCCCGTAGGACCTTTTACTTACACAAATGCAGGGTCATGGTCTGCTGGTCAGGGACGTGTCAATTCCATGACGGTAGATCCTAACGATCCTAACACTTACTACATAGGAAGTCCAGGAGGTGGAACCTGGAAATCTACTGATGCAGGAGTAACATGGACTCCACTCAACGATTTTATCTCTAGGGTAGGGAGCAGCGCGGTTGCTATTGATCCTAACGATTCTGATATTATTTATGTGGGGACTGGAGATGATGATGCTGGTGATGCACCTAGCATAGGACTATTAAAAAGTACGGACGGCGGTATAACCTTTAATGCTACAGGGCTTCAGTTTTTTGACACTTTTGCAAATATTAGTGAAGTCTACATAGATCCTACTGACTCAAATAAAATCGTTGTCTCCTCTAATAGAGGTCTGTATATAAGTACAAACGCTGGGATAACGTTCAATCGTACGTTCTTTGGGAATGTGAAAGATGTAAAGTTTAAACCTGGAGACGTAAACACACTTTATATTTCAACATTAGACTCTTTTCATAGGTCAACAAATGGTGGCCAAACTTGGACAGAGATAAGTGCCGGGCTACCCTTCAATATGGGTAGATCGGTTATAGGCGTTACACCAGCAAATGCAAATTATGTATACCTCTTAATTATAGATTCACAAGCTCAATTATTAGGAGTATATCGATCTACCAACTCTGGATTGAGTTTCTCACAGAGAGATCGTGGTCAGGATATTCTCGAGAGTGGACAAGGCTGGTATGATCTAGCTCTTGAGGTGGATTCTAATAACGCAAATACAATCTACACTGGCTGTCTCAACATGTGGAAGTCAACTAACGGCGGTTCAAACTTCTTTAAAATGAATAACTGGAATCAACCTAATGATCCAGCTTATGTACATGCAGATGTTCACCAGATCAGGCAATTTGGCAATGAGCTTTTTGCACTTACTGATGGTGGTGTCTATCGCAGTACTAATGGCGGTAGTTCTTTTATGGATTTGACTGCTGGTGCTCAGATAGGTCAGTTTTATCGTATTGCTGTAGGACAGTCCAGCGCTGATCTCGCTGGTGGATTACAGGATAATGGAGGTTTTCTGAGAAAAAATGACAGTTGGACAAACTACCACGGCGCTGATGGAATGGATGCAGGCATTGATCCTAACAATTCAGATTTGCGTTACAGTTTTACGCAATTTGGTGGCTCATTAAATATTTCAACTAATGGAATAAGCCGAGCAGGTTCCGTTCAAGGTCCAGAACAAGGGAACTGGATCACACCGCTCAAAACCGATAGCCAAGGAAACATATATGCAGGTTATTCCAGTCTATATAAAATGGATTCAAATTTCAGCTGGCAACCGGTATCTCAATCTTTTGGAGGTAATATTGATGTGCTGGAGATAGATCCTAACGATGATAGCACTATCTATATAGGTTACAATTCGTTTTTATATCGCAGCGATGACGCTGGAGTTAATTTTAGTTTTGTTCAAAATTTTAACGACAACATCGCTGCCATTGAGGTGAATGGTAATAGTAGTAACACAGTTTATGTGTCTACATCTAGTAGTTTTGGACGAGTTTATCGCAGCACAGATAATGGGAACACTTTCAGTGATATTACTTATGATTTGCCTAACCTAGGTAAAAATGCTCTAGCTCACCAGCCTTTAAATGCTATTGAAAATTTGTATGTAGGGACATCTGCTGGGGTTTACAGACTTCAAGATAATGCCACCAGCTGGGAGCCATTTTTAAATAATCTACCTAATTCCAGTATACGCGATCTAGAGATTAACACTAATGATGGAATAATGACCGCTGCAACCTATGGTAGAGGAGTATGGCAGACCGCAATTCCTGTAGTAGCTCCAGCGATTGATGTGGCGATCACCAGAATTATTACCGATGGAGGAGACCTCGCATGTGCAGCGTCACCACTTAGTCTTGAAATTAGAAATAACGGAACATCTCAGATCAACCAGATTGACTTGGCTTACACTTTGAACAATCAAACAGCTGTAACTAGTCAGATAGCGGTAGCTGTTGCTCCAGGAAATACTCAGATTGTAAACCTACCTAATCTTAGCTTAAGTACAGGAACTAACAATCTTGCGGTTGAGGTAAGCGTTCCTAATGACGCATTTAGCTCAAATAATTCTCGCAGCATTGAGATTTCCATCAATCAAAGCGGCGCCTTCAACGATACCTATACTTTTGAAACTAGAGATTTTCTGACTAACGACAGCAATACCTGGCAGCGTGGTGTGCCTAATGGTTTTGTTTTAAATTCTGCGGGTGCAGGTAGTGATAATTTTGCCTATGCCACAAATCTGAACGGTAATCATGATAACCAACTCAACAGCTACTTGTATTCTGGATGTTATGATTTTTCAAATGTTTCTACGGCTCAATTAAGCTTTGAAATGGCATTTGAAATCGAGCAAGATTGGGACTTGTTATACATGGAGTACTCCACAGATCAAGGAGCTTCTTGGGATATTTTAGGTTCGTCAAATGATCCTAATTGGTACAATTCCAGTCGTTTCCCTAATGGTTCTAATTGTTTCAATTGTGTGGGAGCACAATGGACGGGTAGCGCAACTACCATGGCGACTTATTCTCATGGACTTGATTTCTTATCTGGAGAATCAAATGTGATTTTTAGATTCTCATTTGTTACGGATCAATCGGTTACCGAGGAAGGTGCAGTAATAGACAATTTTGTGATTTCAGGGACGGCTAGCAACGCTCAGGCTCAAATTGAAAATGACATTCAAATCTATCCGAACCCATCTTCGGGAGCCTTTAATATATCATGGAACTCCGGTAGCGAGTTTACCTTAAAGGTCTTTGATCTAAGCGGCAAAATGATTTCTGAACAAAGTGTAAGCGGCAACGCTACAGTACTGCAGCTGGATCACGTTTCACAAGGAGTGTATCTTCTCGAGATTTCAAGTGGTGAAGGTGCAAAGAGTACGCATAAATTAATCAAGTCGTAG
- a CDS encoding M13 family metallopeptidase, which translates to MQEWSHEDNMSKLGEPVDKSEWFMAPQTVNAYYNPYYNEIVFPAAILQPPFYNYEADPAINFGGMGAVIGHEISHGFDDSGAKFDAEGNMTNWWTDKDKEQFEARGNQLADQFDAIEVMPGVNINGKFTLGENIGDLGGVNAAYDALQLWLEDKGSPGEIDGYTQNQRFFMSWATVWRTKMREEALMQRIKNDTHSPGMYRGYAPLLNIPAFYEAFEITEKDSMYIAPDKRVVIW; encoded by the coding sequence GTGCAGGAATGGAGTCATGAGGATAATATGTCAAAACTGGGTGAGCCAGTAGATAAGAGCGAGTGGTTCATGGCCCCACAAACTGTTAATGCCTACTACAACCCTTATTACAACGAGATCGTATTCCCAGCAGCAATACTACAGCCGCCTTTCTATAACTATGAGGCAGATCCTGCGATCAATTTCGGAGGAATGGGAGCCGTTATAGGGCATGAGATCTCTCACGGTTTTGATGATTCAGGTGCCAAATTTGATGCTGAGGGTAACATGACTAACTGGTGGACTGATAAGGATAAAGAACAGTTTGAAGCTCGTGGGAATCAGCTTGCTGATCAATTTGACGCCATTGAAGTAATGCCAGGTGTGAATATCAACGGTAAGTTTACTTTGGGAGAGAACATCGGCGATTTAGGTGGTGTTAATGCCGCTTATGATGCACTTCAGTTGTGGCTTGAGGATAAAGGTAGCCCAGGAGAAATCGACGGCTATACGCAAAACCAGCGCTTCTTCATGAGCTGGGCGACCGTGTGGAGGACTAAAATGCGTGAGGAGGCACTCATGCAGCGCATTAAAAACGATACGCACTCACCGGGTATGTATCGAGGTTACGCGCCGCTTCTCAACATTCCAGCTTTTTACGAAGCTTTTGAGATTACTGAGAAGGACAGCATGTACATCGCTCCTGACAAGCGGGTAGTTATTTGGTAA
- a CDS encoding DNA-3-methyladenine glycosylase I, with amino-acid sequence MKKKKCGWCLGDAQYEQYHDTEWGVPVYDDQTLFEFLILESMQAGLSWITVLRKRNNYRKALDHFNVDKIAQYDESKVQELMNNSGLIRHELKVRSIIKNAIAFRKVQEKHGSFSKYIWNFADHEPIKNKVKSYHSSPSRTPLSDRITKDLKKNGFKFVGSVTIYAYMQAIGMVNDHEVSCFRYDEV; translated from the coding sequence ATGAAGAAAAAAAAATGTGGCTGGTGTCTGGGCGATGCCCAATATGAACAATACCACGATACCGAGTGGGGCGTACCCGTTTATGATGATCAGACCTTATTTGAATTTCTTATTCTGGAATCCATGCAGGCCGGCTTGAGCTGGATCACTGTTTTGCGCAAGCGTAACAATTACAGGAAAGCTTTAGATCATTTTAATGTGGATAAAATTGCTCAATATGATGAAAGCAAGGTTCAAGAATTGATGAACAACTCAGGTCTCATACGCCATGAGTTAAAAGTAAGATCCATCATAAAAAACGCAATAGCTTTTAGAAAAGTGCAAGAAAAGCATGGCAGCTTCTCAAAATACATTTGGAATTTTGCAGACCACGAGCCCATTAAAAACAAGGTCAAGTCCTACCACAGTTCCCCTTCTAGAACACCCCTTTCTGATCGCATTACAAAGGATCTCAAAAAAAATGGCTTTAAGTTTGTAGGTTCAGTCACCATCTATGCCTACATGCAGGCTATAGGTATGGTAAATGATCACGAGGTATCCTGTTTTAGATATGATGAAGTTTAG
- a CDS encoding M13 family metallopeptidase N-terminal domain-containing protein codes for MKASKLLPALAIVGTLTFSCKDEKETTEVVEEKDYPGLELGYMDTSVSPKNDFYRYVNGRWLDSVQIPEDETVWGGFNKLAKDTRADVLAILDKARNDENLDPDSDQAKAVYIYQSIMDTENRNKTGYEPIKPYMQKIEGVQSLGEMQPLLVELSRKGLSPFFGFYVGADAMDTDKNVANLGTGALGMSREYYVEDDEDSKEKLAKYEQHIARMFKLVGADAANAKKDAADIVAFETKMATPRLDKVQSRKPELTYNPMTVAELKKLMPQMEWQAYFEGLGVDEFENLIVSQPKYFDALSDLWVSKNLPMMKKYLKWTLLDNTAGYLSTELEDANWDFYSKTMRGAKQQRPREERALGTVNAVVGEALGKLYVDEKFPPEAKEKALEMIDYVKKAYENRINNLDWMGEETKEKAIEKLNGMTIKIGYPDKWKDYSEMEIKSLDNGGIFLTT; via the coding sequence ATGAAAGCCTCTAAATTACTGCCAGCACTAGCGATAGTGGGCACCTTGACTTTCTCTTGTAAGGATGAGAAGGAAACTACCGAAGTGGTAGAAGAAAAAGACTATCCAGGTCTGGAACTGGGTTATATGGATACCAGCGTGTCTCCCAAAAATGATTTTTATCGCTATGTCAACGGGAGATGGCTGGACTCTGTTCAAATTCCAGAAGATGAAACCGTGTGGGGAGGGTTCAACAAGCTCGCAAAAGACACCAGAGCTGATGTTCTAGCGATTCTCGATAAAGCCAGAAATGATGAGAACCTAGATCCTGATTCTGATCAGGCAAAAGCGGTTTATATATATCAAAGCATCATGGATACTGAGAATCGTAACAAAACAGGTTACGAGCCCATCAAGCCTTACATGCAAAAAATCGAGGGTGTACAATCTCTTGGAGAAATGCAACCATTACTGGTGGAGCTTTCCAGAAAGGGATTAAGCCCATTCTTCGGTTTTTATGTGGGTGCAGATGCCATGGACACCGATAAGAATGTAGCTAATCTGGGAACTGGAGCGCTGGGAATGTCCAGAGAATACTACGTGGAAGATGATGAGGACAGTAAAGAGAAATTGGCAAAATATGAGCAGCACATCGCTCGCATGTTCAAACTTGTGGGAGCGGATGCTGCAAACGCCAAAAAAGATGCCGCAGACATTGTGGCTTTTGAAACCAAGATGGCAACGCCACGTCTGGACAAAGTTCAAAGCCGTAAGCCAGAGCTGACTTACAACCCCATGACCGTAGCTGAGTTGAAAAAGCTCATGCCACAAATGGAATGGCAAGCCTATTTTGAAGGATTGGGAGTGGATGAATTTGAAAATCTTATCGTGAGCCAGCCTAAGTACTTTGATGCATTGAGCGATCTGTGGGTCTCAAAAAACCTGCCTATGATGAAGAAGTATCTTAAATGGACATTGTTAGACAATACCGCTGGATACCTTTCTACAGAACTAGAAGATGCAAACTGGGATTTCTACAGCAAAACCATGCGTGGAGCTAAGCAACAACGTCCCAGAGAAGAGCGTGCGCTGGGAACCGTAAATGCTGTGGTAGGTGAAGCATTGGGTAAATTATATGTAGACGAGAAATTCCCGCCCGAAGCAAAAGAAAAGGCGCTGGAAATGATCGATTATGTGAAGAAAGCTTATGAAAACCGCATCAATAACCTTGATTGGATGGGTGAGGAGACTAAGGAAAAAGCTATCGAGAAATTGAACGGCATGACCATCAAAATAGGATATCCAGACAAGTGGAAAGACTATTCTGAAATGGAGATCAAAAGCCTAGATAATGGGGGAATCTTTTTGACAACATGA
- a CDS encoding CocE/NonD family hydrolase: MRSITLFLISFLVLVPITIGIAPVHQSMHKSFSKFAFAKAYLFLILFGISVGGKAQESTSYVEKNYTKTVHQIPMRDGVKLYTVVYAPKDTSRKYPIMLQRTCYSVAPYGENDFKRSLGPNKYMMEDGYIFVYQDVRGRWMSEGDFDNMRPHIPGNNVRNKKDIDESSDTYDTIDFIVKNVPNNNGRVGQWGISYPGFYTAAALPEAHPALVASSPQAPIGDFFFDDFHHMGATLQSYLRAYPVFGHQTEPTTESWYSDKWDAMREMGDMSDSYAFNMKIGPLKTVTEKIFPDNFFWQDVVEHPNYDEFWQKRAIINHLDDVDHAVMTVGGWFDAEDLYGPLNIYKNVERRNPKNKNNTIVMGPWSHGNWAREPGTQMVNHIVFGDSISTFYQKKIETPFFEHHLKGKKNPELPEAYMFDTGKKEWDQFAEWPPKNKAVVLGFEKGGKLTINEPKNQSVRFTYTSDPSKPVPFRSEVTPVTFTPRAYMTDDQRHASRRPDVLTFQTDVLGEDMTLAGEIQAQLDVILNGITDADFIVKLIDVYPDDMENEEQTPKHVTLAGYQQLVRAETFRGRFRNSFANPEPFKENSQEQVRFPLQDILHTFKKGHRIMIQIHSTWFPYIDRNPQKYVDNIFEADEEDFTVGQVTILGSSEVRVGDEAGIEQQLPPIKN; this comes from the coding sequence ATGAGATCAATTACATTATTTCTGATAAGTTTTTTAGTTCTCGTCCCGATAACTATTGGGATCGCGCCTGTCCACCAGAGCATGCATAAGAGTTTTAGTAAGTTCGCTTTCGCGAAAGCGTACTTATTCCTAATACTATTTGGAATCAGCGTAGGAGGAAAAGCGCAAGAATCCACTAGCTACGTAGAGAAAAACTACACAAAAACCGTTCATCAAATCCCCATGCGCGATGGCGTCAAGTTGTATACCGTAGTCTATGCACCTAAGGACACCTCGCGTAAATACCCAATCATGTTGCAACGCACCTGTTACAGCGTGGCGCCTTATGGAGAAAACGATTTCAAAAGATCGCTGGGCCCTAACAAATACATGATGGAAGACGGTTACATTTTTGTATACCAAGATGTGCGAGGCCGCTGGATGAGCGAGGGTGACTTTGACAACATGCGTCCACACATCCCGGGCAATAACGTGCGTAATAAAAAGGATATCGACGAGAGTTCTGATACCTATGACACGATTGATTTTATCGTGAAGAACGTTCCTAATAATAATGGAAGAGTGGGGCAATGGGGAATATCCTACCCAGGATTTTACACCGCTGCAGCCCTGCCAGAAGCACACCCAGCGCTCGTTGCGAGTTCCCCTCAAGCACCCATAGGTGATTTCTTTTTTGATGATTTTCACCACATGGGAGCGACTTTACAGAGCTATTTGAGGGCTTATCCCGTTTTTGGACACCAGACAGAGCCTACGACTGAAAGCTGGTATAGTGACAAGTGGGACGCCATGCGAGAAATGGGAGATATGTCAGATTCTTACGCATTCAACATGAAGATAGGACCATTGAAAACCGTGACTGAAAAGATTTTTCCAGATAACTTCTTTTGGCAAGATGTGGTCGAGCATCCCAATTACGATGAATTCTGGCAAAAGCGAGCCATCATCAACCATTTGGATGATGTGGACCATGCGGTGATGACCGTAGGAGGCTGGTTTGATGCCGAGGATTTATACGGACCACTGAATATTTACAAAAATGTAGAAAGACGCAATCCCAAAAACAAGAACAATACTATCGTTATGGGACCGTGGAGCCACGGGAACTGGGCGCGCGAACCAGGCACACAGATGGTGAATCATATTGTTTTTGGCGATAGTATCTCAACGTTTTACCAGAAGAAAATAGAAACGCCGTTTTTTGAGCACCACTTAAAAGGGAAGAAAAACCCAGAGTTGCCTGAAGCCTATATGTTTGATACTGGTAAAAAGGAATGGGATCAATTTGCAGAATGGCCACCTAAGAATAAGGCGGTTGTCTTGGGCTTTGAGAAAGGTGGAAAGTTGACTATCAACGAGCCTAAGAATCAATCTGTAAGGTTTACCTACACCAGCGATCCTTCAAAACCAGTTCCATTTAGAAGTGAAGTGACGCCGGTAACCTTTACACCCAGAGCCTACATGACTGATGATCAACGTCACGCAAGCCGTAGACCTGATGTACTCACTTTTCAAACGGATGTTCTAGGTGAGGACATGACTTTGGCTGGTGAGATTCAGGCACAGCTGGACGTAATCCTCAACGGCATCACAGACGCCGACTTTATCGTGAAGCTGATTGACGTGTACCCAGATGATATGGAGAACGAGGAGCAAACTCCTAAACATGTAACTCTAGCCGGATACCAGCAACTCGTGCGCGCTGAAACCTTCAGAGGCCGCTTCAGAAACAGTTTTGCAAACCCTGAGCCTTTTAAAGAAAATAGTCAGGAGCAGGTGCGCTTCCCGTTGCAGGATATTTTGCACACGTTCAAAAAAGGACACCGCATCATGATCCAGATCCACAGCACATGGTTCCCGTATATAGATCGCAACCCGCAGAAATATGTAGATAACATCTTTGAAGCTGATGAAGAAGACTTTACGGTAGGACAGGTTACGATTTTGGGATCAAGTGAAGTAAGAGTAGGAGATGAGGCTGGAATCGAGCAGCAACTCCCACCGATTAAAAATTAG
- a CDS encoding DUF2490 domain-containing protein — MISCYSKWVLFFLLPFCCYSQIDEVLVDPSITFSFQQGSRWGFNTILNQRSVIYEEGQALHVQAAQFATYEVGFYSQLGMGVMYREIFDDDRPEELRTTQQYVFARKYNALKIAHRGRWDQRWRADRLTHRWRYRLSSSLPLNGLRTDSSEFYLTGSWETLFIAENGTTPAFDQRFAIGLGQQLNENIKLQLVTTYRIEDFTKTSERLLFLELGLYYSFN, encoded by the coding sequence ATGATTTCTTGCTATTCTAAGTGGGTTTTATTTTTTCTTTTACCTTTCTGTTGCTATAGCCAGATCGATGAAGTGCTGGTCGATCCCTCGATTACCTTCTCATTTCAACAAGGTTCGAGATGGGGATTCAACACGATCTTAAATCAGCGTAGTGTAATTTATGAGGAAGGGCAAGCGCTGCATGTTCAGGCAGCCCAGTTTGCGACTTATGAAGTGGGTTTCTACAGTCAGCTGGGCATGGGTGTCATGTACCGTGAAATTTTTGATGACGATCGCCCAGAAGAATTGCGCACTACTCAACAATATGTTTTTGCACGTAAGTATAACGCCCTCAAAATTGCTCATCGTGGTAGATGGGATCAACGCTGGCGTGCAGACCGCCTCACGCACAGATGGCGTTACCGTCTTTCCAGCTCATTACCCTTAAACGGTCTTAGAACGGACAGCTCAGAATTTTATCTTACCGGAAGCTGGGAAACTCTTTTTATTGCAGAAAATGGTACAACTCCAGCATTTGACCAGCGCTTTGCGATAGGTCTAGGTCAGCAACTGAACGAGAACATAAAACTCCAGCTAGTTACCACGTACCGCATAGAAGATTTCACTAAAACATCAGAACGTTTATTGTTTTTAGAACTTGGATTATACTATTCATTCAATTGA